A window of the Hordeum vulgare subsp. vulgare chromosome 5H, MorexV3_pseudomolecules_assembly, whole genome shotgun sequence genome harbors these coding sequences:
- the LOC123397882 gene encoding wax ester synthase/diacylglycerol acyltransferase 11-like, which produces MEVAANVATPPSRLRSVRVSAEMECADSSTAEELEPMSPTGRILEEMGVCIVVVMGLGTPVNLPVFRAGIETELVTRFPRFSSIQVMDGCKDGKPGWVQTKVNVDDHIVVPVLDPAAVVSDPDKTVEDYMASLSTLPMDKRRPLWEFHFLDFPTSEATSTAVLRLHHSIGDAMSIMTLFMASSCSTADPSRLPAMPPPPKRTGAIYQRHPRPALSSLGDYLAWVWSYFLLVWHTLVDIMFLAATILFLSDPRTLFKRADNGECHRRQRFVHRSISLDDVKLIKTIMNCTLNDVLVGVTSAALSQYYFRKSGHTNTKRIYLRSFVPVNIRPISSRQTYVTKVHTGNRLSSLICPFHIALHSDPLEYVRKANKSMLRKKSSLEVLFTQVVGEFLVKYFGVKIGAFIFHRLGSHTTIALSNVVGPAEHITLCGHPIVFMATSTYGQPQALTMHYLNYGGTMKVIMAVDDTQFPDCQQILDDFAESIRLIKDAAILSKLTTSTK; this is translated from the exons ATGGAGGTGGCAGCGAACGTAGCAACTCCGCCAAGTCGTCTACGCTCTGTCCGTGTGTCGGCAGAGATGGAATGTGCTGACAGTTCCACGGCGGAGGAGCTGGAGCCCATGAGCCCTACCGGAAGAATCTTGGAGGAGATGGGCGTCTGCATCGTCGTAGTGATGGGGCTCGGCACGCCGGTAAACCTACCCGTCTTCCGTGCCGGCATCGAAACGGAACTGGTCACCCGATTCCCACGCTTCAGCAGCATTCAA GTAATGGATGGATGCAAGGATGGCAAACCAGGATGGGTGCAAACCAAGGTGAACGTGGACGACCACATCGTCGTCCCTGTGCTTGATCCTGCTGCAGTTGTTTCTGACCCGGACAAGACCGTGGAGGACTACATGGCCTCCCTGTCAACGCTCCCGATGGACAAGCGTCGCCCGCTTTGGGAGTTCCACTTCCTCGACTTCCCAACCTCCGAGGCGACCTCCACGGCGGTGCTCCGGCTACACCACTCCATCGGCGACGCCATGTCAATCATGACACTCTTCATGGCGTCCTCATGCAGCACAGCTGACCCATCGAGGCTGCCGGCCATGCCGCCGCCGCCCAAGCGCACTGGCGCCATCTACCAACGGCACCCACGGCCTGCGCTGTCCTCGTTAGGCGATTATCTGGCGTGGGTATGGTCGTATTTCTTGCTGGTGTGGCACACGCTGGTGGACATCATGTTCCTTGCTGCCACCATACTGTTCTTGAGTGATCCACGCACGCTGTTCAAACGTGCGGACAACGGCGAGTGTCACCGCCGCCAGCGTTTTGTGCATCGGAGCATTAGCCTTGACGATGTCAAGCTCATCAAGACTATCATGAACTGC ACTCTAAACGATGTGCTAGTTGGTGTGACTTCAGCAGCTCTTTCACAATACTACTTTAGAAAGTCTG GTCACACCAACACTAAGCGAATCTATTTGCGATCATTTGTCCCTGTCAACATAAGGCCAATCTCTAGTCGACAA ACATACGTTACCAAGGTACATACAGGGAATCGACTTAGCAGCCTCATCTGCCCATTTCACATAGCCTTGCATAGTGATCCCCTTGAGTATGTTCGCAAGGCAAACAAATCTATGCTCAGGAAAAAGAGTTCTTTAGAAGTGTTGTTCACACAAGTTGTTGGTGAATTTTTGGTGAAATACTTCGGTGTAAAG ATTGGAGCTTTTATCTTCCACCGCTTGGGCTCACATACAACCATAGCCTTATCAAATGTCGTTGGACCAGCTGAACACATAACATTATGTGGGCACCCAATTGTCTTCATGGCGACTAGCACCTACGGGCAACCACAA GCTCTCACCATGCACTACCTAAATTACGGTGGTACTATGAAGGTAATTATGGCAGTTGATGACACACAATTTCCAGACTGTCAGCAGATTTTGGATGATTTTGCCGAGTCCATCAGGCTCATTAAGGATGCAGCGATCCTAAGCAAATTAACAACGTCGACAAAATGA